A part of Helicobacter fennelliae genomic DNA contains:
- the mshL gene encoding pilus (MSHA type) biogenesis protein MshL yields the protein MIGLVNGFVRGVFVCLVCVVALFGEVCGGRVFTLSSKPNLNARMLLEEIAFECALTLSYEYRAQEALDTTKVIFNFRDKKISDILSIIAKSSDTHYEIENELIRFSHLQTKTFHINYISTARVGSSNTDVVYGQESQSQYLNPYQNQIINQNYQSPYDDAQAKALHQGTQNPMFGKSGTKIYSIDELNFWGELENELIPIIYQEEDSYNPKHPRIIINKGAGLITISATNAQLKRAEEYIDMLKERLSKQVQIDVQIFTIDHSDINTTGINWGKLYELGINTQSTNPPLLSAQTGGLNYGVYLFGQNLSIGQIIQFLGEYGNIKSISNPKIITLNNQPAIISVGNVLRYSQSLIYQTSTNSSTIQNTGYQYPSVFSGVLLDVTPSIKGNEVILKINPSITATKDSFIENQSSALSAPPNLSTNQLSSIVRIQDKQKVVLGGLISENSTITRKKIPILGSIPVLKYLFSYKKTIKQKREMVIVITPTIITDFTEAEMPALEEFAEDFSQEQSQEKVQEKPQNKSQKNKT from the coding sequence ATGATAGGGCTTGTGAATGGATTTGTGCGGGGTGTTTTTGTATGTTTGGTATGTGTGGTGGCTTTGTTTGGGGAGGTTTGTGGAGGTAGGGTTTTTACGCTCTCAAGCAAGCCAAATCTCAATGCGCGTATGCTTTTAGAAGAAATCGCCTTTGAATGCGCCCTTACATTGTCGTATGAATACCGCGCTCAAGAAGCCCTTGATACGACAAAAGTGATTTTTAATTTTCGCGACAAAAAAATCTCAGACATTCTCTCAATCATCGCAAAATCAAGCGATACGCATTATGAAATAGAAAATGAACTCATTAGATTCTCGCACCTTCAGACAAAAACCTTTCACATTAACTACATCTCAACTGCGCGCGTAGGAAGTAGCAATACAGATGTCGTCTATGGGCAAGAATCCCAATCCCAATACCTCAATCCCTACCAAAATCAAATCATCAATCAAAACTATCAAAGCCCTTATGATGACGCGCAAGCAAAAGCCCTTCATCAAGGAACGCAAAATCCAATGTTTGGCAAAAGTGGCACAAAAATTTATTCTATTGATGAGCTAAATTTTTGGGGTGAGCTTGAAAATGAGCTGATTCCAATCATTTATCAAGAAGAAGATAGCTACAACCCAAAGCACCCTAGAATCATCATCAACAAAGGAGCTGGACTTATCACAATCAGCGCGACAAACGCACAACTCAAACGCGCAGAAGAATACATTGATATGCTTAAAGAGCGGCTTAGCAAACAAGTGCAAATTGATGTGCAGATTTTCACAATCGATCATTCTGATATAAACACAACAGGCATTAATTGGGGCAAACTCTATGAGCTTGGTATCAATACCCAAAGCACAAACCCGCCACTTCTAAGCGCGCAAACAGGCGGGTTAAATTATGGCGTGTATTTGTTTGGGCAGAATCTTTCAATCGGGCAAATTATTCAGTTTTTGGGAGAATATGGCAATATCAAATCTATCTCAAATCCAAAAATTATTACACTCAATAATCAGCCAGCTATAATTTCCGTGGGCAATGTTTTGCGCTATTCGCAAAGTCTTATCTATCAAACCTCAACTAATTCAAGCACGATCCAAAATACAGGCTATCAGTATCCAAGCGTATTTAGCGGAGTTTTGCTTGATGTAACGCCATCAATCAAAGGCAATGAAGTGATTTTAAAAATCAACCCCTCAATCACAGCGACAAAAGATTCTTTTATCGAGAATCAATCAAGCGCGCTCTCTGCCCCGCCTAATCTCTCAACAAATCAGCTCTCATCAATCGTGCGTATTCAAGATAAGCAAAAGGTGGTTTTGGGAGGATTGATAAGCGAAAATAGCACAATCACGCGCAAAAAGATTCCGATACTTGGCTCGATTCCGGTTTTGAAATATCTCTTTTCATACAAAAAAACAATCAAGCAAAAAAGAGAAATGGTTATTGTCATCACGCCAACAATTATCACAGATTTTACTGAAGCAGAAATGCCAGCGTTAGAGGAGTTTGCAGAGGATTTTTCACAAGAGCAATCGCAAGAAAAAGTGCAAGAAAAGCCACAAAATAAATCACAAAAGAACAAAACATAA
- a CDS encoding saccharopine dehydrogenase family protein, translating into MATILQIGAGGVGSVVAHKCAKNREVFSRIVLASRTLSKCQAIAESIRAKGLGEIEYEEVDADNVESLKALIRRVKPYLVINVALPYQDLSIMQACLECDVHYLDTANYEHPDSAHFEYKEQWAYDTRFKRAGLFALLGSGFDPGVTNVFCAYAQKHYFDAIHSIDILDCNAGDHGYAFATNFNPEINLREVSSKARYWVKEDSVLSDKAGSLAFASSIDSKVLSPRSSPHNPAFSSRSLESSKSNGHCETSAGSRGNLGENPTLVAESDLALNPDLQQDSIYRKFEREERHWEAEVREKERARLERESQKLQEDAESSANSKILSEKCGLKEDTQERSILKDKSSQREAANEVHLGVRRSEADLRRGDLGSKDKLQYAGGEWRDVAPLALMKEWDYPEVGLKNSYLLYHEELESLIRNIKGLQKIRFFMTFGESYLTHMKCLENIGLLRVDEVTHNGRKIVPIQVLKTLLPDPASLASRTKGQTHIGCYIKGVKDGKERIIYIYNICDHEACFKEVNAQGVSYTTGVPAMIGAKLICEGKWGINAPKNASINSACSDFLGSASDASMRGNPQDKTLTAQSYITARLELNKDMPKGGEEQGLDSNKGAGVWNMEQNDPDPFMCELNTQGLPYVVLEIKPNGESKVLEDGRKKP; encoded by the coding sequence ATGGCAACAATCTTACAAATCGGGGCAGGTGGCGTAGGTAGCGTAGTCGCGCATAAATGCGCGAAAAATAGGGAGGTGTTTTCACGCATTGTGCTAGCCAGCAGGACGCTAAGCAAATGCCAAGCGATAGCGGAATCTATCCGCGCTAAGGGGCTAGGCGAGATAGAATACGAGGAAGTGGATGCGGACAATGTGGAATCGCTTAAGGCATTAATACGGCGGGTGAAGCCTTACTTGGTGATAAATGTGGCACTTCCTTATCAAGACTTAAGCATTATGCAAGCATGCCTTGAGTGCGACGTGCATTATCTTGATACCGCAAATTACGAGCATCCAGATAGCGCACATTTTGAATATAAGGAGCAATGGGCTTATGACACGCGCTTTAAACGTGCTGGGCTTTTTGCCCTGCTTGGCAGTGGCTTTGACCCGGGTGTAACCAATGTCTTTTGTGCCTACGCGCAAAAGCATTATTTTGATGCAATTCATAGCATCGATATTTTGGATTGCAACGCGGGCGATCATGGCTATGCCTTTGCGACAAATTTTAATCCAGAGATTAATTTGCGAGAAGTAAGCTCTAAAGCGCGCTATTGGGTTAAAGAGGATTCAGTATTGAGCGATAAAGCAGGGAGTTTGGCTTTTGCTTCGTCGATAGACTCTAAAGTCTTATCTCCTCGCTCAAGCCCGCACAACCCTGCTTTCTCATCTCGATCCTTAGAATCCTCAAAATCTAATGGTCATTGCGAGACTTCCGCAGGAAGTCGTGGCAATCTAGGAGAAAATCCCACGCTTGTGGCAGAATCTGATCTAGCACTTAACCCAGACTTGCAGCAAGATTCTATTTATCGCAAATTTGAGCGTGAAGAGAGGCATTGGGAAGCAGAAGTGAGGGAAAAAGAACGGGCAAGATTGGAGAGGGAATCGCAAAAGTTGCAGGAGGACGCAGAATCAAGTGCAAATTCTAAGATTTTGAGTGAGAAATGTGGGCTAAAAGAGGATACACAGGAGCGCAGTATTTTGAAGGATAAATCATCGCAACGAGAAGCCGCGAATGAGGTGCACTTGGGCGTGCGCCGCAGTGAAGCGGATTTAAGGCGCGGTGATTTAGGCTCAAAAGACAAGCTCCAGTATGCAGGTGGGGAGTGGCGCGATGTCGCACCTCTTGCCCTCATGAAAGAATGGGATTACCCTGAGGTGGGGTTAAAAAACAGCTACCTCTTGTATCATGAGGAGCTAGAATCCTTAATCCGCAATATTAAGGGTTTGCAGAAAATCCGCTTTTTTATGACCTTTGGCGAGAGCTACCTAACACACATGAAATGCTTAGAAAATATCGGGCTTTTGCGTGTCGATGAGGTTACGCACAATGGGCGCAAAATTGTGCCTATCCAAGTGCTAAAAACGCTTTTGCCAGACCCAGCAAGCCTTGCTAGCCGCACAAAGGGGCAAACGCATATTGGCTGCTACATAAAGGGCGTCAAAGATGGCAAAGAGCGCATCATTTATATTTACAACATTTGCGACCATGAGGCTTGCTTCAAAGAAGTCAATGCGCAAGGGGTGAGCTACACCACAGGCGTGCCAGCGATGATTGGCGCGAAGCTTATATGCGAAGGTAAATGGGGAATCAACGCGCCTAAAAATGCGTCTATAAATTCAGCTTGTAGCGACTTTTTGGGGAGTGCATCGGATGCTTCAATGCGTGGCAATCCACAAGATAAAACACTTACAGCACAATCCTACATTACCGCGCGCCTAGAGCTTAACAAAGACATGCCAAAAGGCGGGGAAGAACAAGGGCTAGATTCCAATAAAGGTGCGGGCGTATGGAATATGGAGCAAAACGACCCAGACCCATTTATGTGCGAGCTAAACACACAAGGCTTGCCCTATGTCGTGCTAGAAATAAAGCCAAATGGAGAATCTAAAGTGCTAGAAGATGGGAGGAAGAAACCATAA
- a CDS encoding HAD family hydrolase, with amino-acid sequence MNIAFFDFDGTITKQDSLFLFVCFAVGRKRLYLGLLSKFWVLLGYMCGLYSNTYAKQELMRYFFGGLKQSDFLALCEAFLPTLESILKSSAIKRIQWHKNRGDEVVVVSASFEAYLLPLCKKLGVACIGTKLESKNGILSGNIAGENCYGSQKAIRIKAKYNLAQYTKIYAYGDTKGDTQMLLLATSDEYRFYRFFH; translated from the coding sequence ATGAATATCGCATTTTTTGACTTCGATGGCACAATCACTAAACAAGATAGTTTGTTTTTGTTTGTGTGTTTTGCTGTGGGGAGAAAGAGACTATATCTTGGGCTACTCTCGAAGTTTTGGGTATTGCTTGGGTATATGTGTGGATTGTATAGCAATACCTACGCTAAGCAAGAGCTTATGCGATATTTTTTTGGTGGGTTGAAGCAGAGTGATTTTCTTGCGTTATGTGAGGCGTTTTTGCCTACTTTGGAGTCGATCCTTAAAAGTTCTGCAATCAAGCGCATACAATGGCACAAAAATCGTGGCGATGAGGTTGTAGTCGTGAGTGCGAGCTTTGAGGCATATCTTTTGCCTTTGTGTAAAAAGCTAGGAGTGGCTTGCATAGGCACAAAGCTAGAATCTAAAAATGGCATTTTAAGTGGTAATATCGCTGGGGAAAACTGCTATGGAAGCCAAAAAGCAATCAGAATCAAAGCCAAATATAATCTCGCGCAATACACCAAAATCTATGCCTATGGCGACACAAAGGGCGATACGCAAATGCTTTTACTTGCCACTTCTGATGAGTATAGATTTTATAGATTTTTTCATTAG
- the hisH gene encoding imidazole glycerol phosphate synthase subunit HisH produces the protein MIKIGLIDYGAGNLGSVRNAFGFLGYEVCLAQSADSLSSFDKLVLPGVGAFGDVMQIIKDKGFDEAMRDYAKSGRYLLGICLGMQLLFEKSYEFGEHNGLGFLRGEVVPFAHAPKIPHIGWNQCFFTPNGAQHKLLAQLKNGEYLYFVHSFHANVAQYSDELLMCCEYGDRFPAIVGKDNILGIQPHPEKSHKAGLQILQNFIQL, from the coding sequence ATGATAAAAATCGGACTGATCGACTATGGTGCGGGCAATCTAGGAAGTGTGCGCAATGCGTTTGGGTTTTTGGGCTATGAGGTTTGCCTCGCACAAAGTGCGGATTCTCTTTCTTCTTTTGATAAGCTTGTTTTGCCCGGCGTTGGCGCATTTGGCGATGTGATGCAGATCATCAAAGACAAAGGCTTTGATGAGGCGATGAGAGATTATGCCAAAAGTGGGCGGTATTTGCTTGGGATTTGTCTAGGAATGCAGCTTTTGTTTGAAAAAAGTTATGAGTTTGGCGAGCATAATGGGCTTGGGTTTTTAAGAGGCGAGGTTGTGCCTTTTGCTCATGCGCCAAAGATTCCGCACATCGGTTGGAATCAATGCTTTTTTACACCAAATGGCGCGCAACACAAGCTTTTGGCGCAGCTAAAAAATGGTGAGTATTTATACTTTGTGCATTCATTTCATGCAAATGTAGCACAATATAGCGATGAGTTACTGATGTGCTGCGAATATGGCGATAGATTTCCAGCTATTGTAGGTAAAGACAATATTTTGGGGATCCAGCCTCACCCTGAAAAATCACACAAAGCAGGCTTGCAGATTCTACAAAATTTTATACAACTTTGA
- the ileS gene encoding isoleucine--tRNA ligase yields the protein MDYKDTLLLPDTSFPMRGNLPQNEPPTYNQWKNNTAYELMKSHRRNVKQSFNIHDGPPYANGNIHIGHALNKILKDIIVKLHYFSGKSVRYTPGWDCHGLPIEQQVEKALGKEKKDALPKSKIRELCREHARKYLQIQSDEFQSLGVIGDFVNPYLTMDFTFEANIYRVLCEVAKKGLLCERSKPIYWSWACETALADAEVEYKDKVSDSVFVAFRLDEQACKTLGIESTQSHPKAVIWTTTSWTLPANQAIAINPNARYVLTQEGLIFAKPLLESMIQEGLSSGEIKREFDAKELENLNAINPLNNRKSRIILGDHVSMDGGSGLVHTAPGHGEDDYYVCLKYNIEVLMPVDDKGRFSEDLRTFGLVGEELQDELIGMHIFKAQDKILSALGSNLLKHTKITHSYPHCWRSHEPVIYRATKQWFIEMDKPFLHGKSLREVALEAIGQTRFYPASGENRIRSMIENRPDWCISRQRDWGVPIAFFRDKHTQEVVLDSEVLDHVALIFERYGCDAWWDKQTHDLLPPSWQDKSQNLEKCNNILDVWFDSGSTWFAVLKSGIYDAGACPADMYLEGSDQHRGWFQSSLLLSCILTGKAPYKSVLTHGFTMDEKGEKMSKSRGNVIAPQEVLRDYGSEILRLWVALSDYQNDQKISKNILKQVSEQYKKIRNTIRFLMANTSDLQNLVKRDELGLIDRYILGRAKEVFAHVRVLFLEYDFVNGLQILQNFITNEISGIYLDLCKDSLYCDDKQSLIRRAHQSVMVLMLSHLCHILAPILTYTINEALTHKIPLLKARNVFELESLDLEMYDVDLEGVDFAKLLAIRSHFSEVLDSLKKQKSLKSGLELCVKGDFMGAQKDSMDKALQDKKFSEMVAEWLIVSDYECGEKITDFMLGDQTFGVYKSSGHKCPRCWRYMAESENELCARCKGVIEK from the coding sequence ATGGATTACAAAGACACGCTTTTGCTTCCAGACACAAGCTTTCCTATGCGAGGAAATCTCCCCCAAAACGAGCCTCCCACTTATAATCAATGGAAAAATAACACTGCTTATGAATTGATGAAATCTCATAGGCGCAATGTCAAACAAAGCTTCAATATCCATGATGGTCCTCCTTATGCAAATGGCAATATCCACATCGGACACGCGCTTAATAAGATTCTCAAAGACATCATCGTGAAGTTGCATTATTTTAGCGGCAAAAGTGTGCGATATACGCCCGGCTGGGATTGTCATGGATTACCAATCGAGCAGCAAGTCGAAAAAGCCTTAGGCAAAGAAAAAAAAGACGCCCTGCCAAAAAGCAAAATACGAGAGCTCTGCCGAGAGCACGCAAGAAAATACCTCCAAATCCAAAGCGATGAGTTTCAAAGCCTTGGGGTCATCGGGGATTTTGTCAATCCATACTTGACTATGGATTTTACATTTGAGGCAAATATTTATAGGGTGCTTTGTGAAGTAGCCAAAAAAGGGCTTTTGTGTGAGCGATCAAAGCCGATTTATTGGAGTTGGGCTTGTGAGACGGCACTAGCTGATGCGGAAGTGGAGTATAAAGATAAGGTTTCAGATTCTGTGTTTGTGGCATTTAGACTTGATGAGCAAGCGTGTAAAACGCTTGGGATTGAGAGCACACAATCTCACCCAAAAGCTGTGATTTGGACGACTACATCTTGGACTTTGCCGGCAAATCAAGCCATAGCAATCAACCCAAACGCGCGCTATGTGCTGACACAAGAGGGGCTCATTTTTGCAAAGCCATTGCTAGAATCTATGATACAAGAAGGGCTAAGCAGTGGCGAGATTAAGCGAGAGTTTGACGCAAAAGAGCTTGAGAATCTAAACGCCATAAATCCGCTCAATAACCGCAAATCGCGCATAATCTTAGGCGATCATGTCTCAATGGACGGCGGAAGCGGGCTTGTGCATACAGCACCAGGACATGGCGAAGATGATTATTATGTTTGCTTGAAATACAACATAGAAGTGCTTATGCCTGTCGATGACAAAGGGCGATTTAGCGAGGATTTGCGCACTTTTGGGCTTGTGGGTGAAGAGCTACAAGATGAGCTTATCGGAATGCATATTTTTAAAGCGCAAGATAAAATCCTCTCTGCACTCGGAAGCAATCTCCTCAAACATACCAAAATCACGCATTCTTATCCGCATTGTTGGCGATCTCATGAGCCAGTGATTTATAGAGCGACAAAGCAGTGGTTTATAGAAATGGATAAGCCATTTTTGCATGGCAAGAGTTTGCGAGAAGTCGCGCTAGAGGCGATCGGGCAGACAAGATTCTATCCTGCAAGTGGAGAAAATCGCATACGATCAATGATAGAAAATCGCCCTGATTGGTGCATTTCAAGACAGCGCGATTGGGGTGTGCCTATCGCGTTTTTTAGAGATAAGCACACGCAAGAAGTTGTTTTGGATTCTGAGGTGTTGGATCATGTGGCGTTGATTTTTGAGCGATATGGTTGTGATGCGTGGTGGGATAAGCAGACACATGATTTGTTGCCACCTTCTTGGCAGGACAAATCGCAGAATCTTGAAAAATGTAATAATATTTTAGATGTGTGGTTTGATAGCGGTAGCACTTGGTTTGCGGTATTAAAAAGCGGAATCTATGATGCGGGGGCTTGTCCTGCTGATATGTATTTGGAGGGAAGCGATCAGCATCGCGGGTGGTTTCAAAGCTCGCTTTTGCTCTCTTGTATCCTCACAGGCAAAGCACCTTATAAAAGTGTGCTTACGCATGGTTTCACAATGGACGAAAAGGGCGAGAAAATGAGTAAATCTCGCGGAAATGTTATCGCACCTCAAGAAGTGTTGCGCGATTATGGAAGTGAGATTCTGCGATTATGGGTGGCATTAAGCGATTATCAAAACGATCAAAAAATCTCCAAAAATATCCTTAAACAAGTAAGTGAGCAGTATAAAAAAATCCGCAATACGATTCGATTTCTTATGGCAAATACAAGTGATTTGCAGAATCTAGTCAAGCGCGATGAGCTAGGGCTTATTGATCGATATATCCTTGGGCGCGCCAAAGAAGTATTTGCGCATGTGCGCGTGCTTTTTTTGGAATATGATTTTGTCAATGGCTTGCAGATTCTGCAAAATTTCATCACCAATGAAATAAGCGGAATCTATCTTGATTTGTGTAAGGATAGCTTGTATTGCGATGACAAGCAGTCTTTAATTCGCAGGGCGCACCAAAGTGTGATGGTGCTTATGCTAAGTCATCTTTGTCATATTTTGGCACCTATCCTAACTTACACGATAAATGAAGCCCTTACGCATAAGATTCCGCTTCTCAAAGCGCGCAATGTCTTTGAGCTAGAGTCGCTTGATTTGGAGATGTATGATGTGGATTTGGAGGGTGTGGATTTTGCAAAACTTTTGGCGATTCGCTCTCACTTTAGCGAAGTTTTGGATTCTCTCAAAAAGCAAAAATCGCTAAAATCAGGGCTAGAGCTTTGCGTGAAGGGAGACTTTATGGGAGCTCAAAAGGATTCTATGGATAAGGCATTGCAAGATAAAAAATTTAGCGAAATGGTGGCAGAATGGCTGATTGTGAGTGATTATGAATGCGGAGAGAAAATTACAGATTTTATGCTTGGGGATCAGACATTTGGCGTGTATAAAAGTAGCGGGCATAAATGTCCGCGTTGCTGGCGGTATATGGCAGAATCTGAAAATGAGCTTTGCGCGCGCTGTAAGGGCGTGATAGAGAAGTGA
- a CDS encoding N-6 DNA methylase: MKLNEILRQSDYKLDLFSKEAIESLESKITQKADKNGKISFYIPCLVRQNDIRLSPEEVVRQLYLDKLINEYNYPKDRIKVEVAVQKGRDTGEKEGKKRIDILVCDEKGSPYIIVEVKKPKVKDGYAQLESYMRWENTPIGVLCNGDSIEEFYHNKEDKNYKTTKLEKLSNIPNATQSLQDFLNTKYTLKNLYINDELQTKTLKKIITDFEDVILANSGVDSFEEIFKLIFTKLYDEQKSSKDFDRIAFATENTSFNSYKEFTDFIKSIDDSKFRFLEFRAQRQDESDEVFRKRLNTLFSEAKAQWSGIFESDSSFELSTEELNISVSYLQDIKLFNSNFEVIDDAFEYLVVKGQKSDKGQYFTPRYVIDMCVRMLNPHANEKIIDTASGSCGFPMHCIMYVWNKLNPHRKNLLSAVEKTQAQIDYVKNVFAIDFDKKSVRIGRLLNKIAGDGETNVLLLNSLHYKQWKNDAKVGKWEKIYSAGFENFEALCADTKQYGDEKYAKDYSKFHFDIVMANPPFAGDITNENLYKSYELGKAKISRDILFIERNLNMLKDGGRMAIVLPQGRFNNSSDKYIREFIAERARILAVVGLHGNVFKPHTGTKTSVLFLQKYGGIDENGKELCPKCDDYNIFFATMSEPSKDNSGEKIYLKDSNGEFVLDSHGHKIIKHDLFNHDGLTQDGIAEAFIDFARAENLSFWRE; encoded by the coding sequence ATGAAACTAAATGAAATTTTAAGACAAAGCGATTATAAGCTTGATTTATTCAGCAAAGAAGCCATTGAAAGTTTGGAAAGCAAAATCACGCAAAAAGCAGACAAAAACGGTAAAATTTCTTTTTATATTCCTTGTCTTGTAAGACAAAACGATATTAGATTAAGCCCAGAAGAAGTCGTGCGTCAGCTTTATCTTGACAAACTCATCAATGAATATAACTATCCAAAAGACAGAATCAAAGTTGAAGTCGCCGTGCAAAAAGGGCGCGATACAGGAGAAAAAGAGGGCAAAAAGCGCATAGATATTTTAGTGTGTGATGAAAAGGGTAGTCCATATATCATTGTGGAAGTAAAAAAACCCAAAGTAAAAGACGGTTACGCGCAATTAGAATCCTATATGCGATGGGAAAATACGCCCATAGGTGTGTTGTGTAATGGCGATTCTATTGAGGAATTTTATCACAACAAAGAGGACAAAAACTACAAAACAACCAAGCTAGAAAAGTTAAGCAATATCCCAAACGCCACACAAAGTTTGCAAGATTTTCTAAACACCAAATACACGCTTAAAAATCTCTACATAAACGATGAACTCCAAACAAAAACGCTCAAAAAAATCATCACAGATTTTGAAGATGTGATTTTGGCAAATTCGGGCGTGGATAGCTTTGAGGAAATCTTTAAGCTCATCTTTACCAAACTTTATGATGAGCAAAAATCCAGCAAAGACTTTGATAGAATCGCCTTTGCTACGGAAAATACAAGTTTTAATTCTTACAAAGAATTTACAGATTTTATCAAAAGTATTGATGATTCTAAATTTCGCTTTTTAGAGTTTCGCGCACAAAGACAAGATGAAAGCGATGAAGTGTTTAGAAAACGGCTAAATACACTTTTTAGCGAGGCAAAGGCACAGTGGAGCGGGATTTTTGAGAGCGATTCGAGCTTTGAGCTTAGCACGGAGGAGCTAAATATCAGCGTTTCGTATTTGCAAGATATTAAGCTTTTTAATTCAAATTTTGAAGTGATTGATGATGCCTTTGAATATCTTGTTGTTAAAGGACAAAAGAGCGATAAAGGGCAGTATTTCACTCCTCGTTATGTGATTGATATGTGCGTGCGAATGCTAAATCCACACGCAAACGAAAAGATTATCGACACGGCAAGTGGGAGCTGTGGCTTTCCTATGCACTGTATTATGTATGTGTGGAACAAGCTAAATCCACACCGCAAAAACCTATTAAGCGCGGTTGAGAAAACCCAAGCGCAGATTGATTATGTCAAAAATGTTTTTGCCATAGATTTTGACAAAAAGAGTGTCCGCATAGGCAGATTGCTAAACAAAATCGCAGGCGATGGCGAAACTAATGTCTTGCTACTCAATTCTTTGCATTACAAGCAATGGAAAAATGATGCAAAAGTCGGCAAATGGGAGAAAATTTATAGCGCAGGATTTGAAAACTTTGAAGCACTTTGCGCAGATACCAAACAATATGGCGATGAAAAATACGCCAAAGATTACTCCAAATTTCACTTTGACATAGTAATGGCAAATCCCCCATTTGCAGGGGACATCACAAACGAAAATCTCTACAAAAGCTACGAGCTAGGCAAGGCAAAGATAAGCCGTGATATTTTATTTATCGAGCGCAACTTAAATATGTTAAAAGATGGCGGGAGAATGGCTATCGTTTTGCCACAAGGGCGATTTAATAATTCTAGCGACAAATACATACGCGAATTTATAGCAGAGCGTGCGCGGATTTTAGCGGTTGTAGGCTTACACGGCAATGTCTTTAAACCACACACAGGCACGAAAACTAGTGTTTTATTTTTGCAAAAATACGGCGGCATCGATGAAAATGGCAAAGAGCTATGCCCAAAATGTGATGATTACAACATTTTCTTTGCCACGATGAGCGAGCCTAGCAAGGATAACTCAGGCGAGAAAATCTACTTAAAAGATTCAAACGGCGAGTTTGTGCTTGACTCTCACGGGCATAAAATCATAAAACACGATTTGTTTAACCACGATGGCTTAACGCAGGACGGCATAGCAGAAGCCTTTATCGACTTTGCAAGAGCCGAAAATTTAAGTTTTTGGCGAGAATAG